CCGAGGCGGCGCAACGTGCGCTCCCGGCCGAGCAGGTGCGCGACCTCGAACATGCCCGGAGATACCTTCCCGCCGGTGAGCGCGACCCGCACGGGCTGGATCACCTGGCCGGCCTTCAAGCCCGACTCGCCGGCCTGCTCGCGGAAGGCCGCCTCGATCGCCGGGACGGTCCACTCGGAGAGCGCGCCAAGCTTGCCGGCCAGCGCTTCCAGGACCGGGAGGATATTCGGCGTCAGCAGCTCCTGGCGGGCCGCCTCGTCCCAGGTGAGATCGTCCGCGAAGAAGTAGCGCGCCTGGTCGACCAGATGGACCAGCGTGCGGCTCCGCTCGATGAGGGCGGCGACTACTCCCGGCAGGCGCGGTTCGGCGGCGCCCGGCGCGATGAGCCCGCGCGCTTCGAAGTAGGGGCGCGCGCGGCGCGCTATTTCCTCTACTCCCAGGCGCCGGATCCAGTCCCCGTTGAGCCACTCGAGCTTGGCATAATCGAACACGGCGGCGGACTTTCCGACGCCGGAGAGGTCGAAGGCGGCGATCATCTCGTCCCTCGTGAAAATCTCCTGGTCGCCGCTGGCCCACCCCAGGCGCGCGATGTAGTTGACAAGCGCCTCGGGCAGGTAGCCGTCGTCGCGGAACGCCTGGATGGAGACCGCGCCGTGACGCTTGGACAGGCGCTTCTTGTCGGGCCCGAGGATCATCGGAATGTGGCCGAAGCGAGGCTGCGGCAGGCCCAGCGCCTCGTACAGCATGACCTGCCTGGGCGTGTTGGAGAGGTGATCGTCGCCGCGCAGCACGCGGGTGATCCTCATGGCGGCGTCGTCCACGACCACGGCGAAGTTGTAAGTGGGGACGCCGTCCGCCTTCAAGACGATGAAGTCGTCGATCTCGGCGTTGTCGAAGCTCACGGCGCCATGAATCAGGTCGTCGACCGTGGTCCGG
The nucleotide sequence above comes from Candidatus Tanganyikabacteria bacterium. Encoded proteins:
- a CDS encoding glutamate--tRNA ligase: MDAPRLRFAPSPTGYLHVGGARTALFNWLLARHQGGAFVLRIEDTDTARSTAEYTAAIFDALRWLGLDWDEGPEVGGPDGPYFQMERLAMYQEAAERLLSAGKAYRCVCQAKTDDPDHVEKCRCADAPVGADAGVPGAIRFRTPHEGRTTVDDLIHGAVSFDNAEIDDFIVLKADGVPTYNFAVVVDDAAMRITRVLRGDDHLSNTPRQVMLYEALGLPQPRFGHIPMILGPDKKRLSKRHGAVSIQAFRDDGYLPEALVNYIARLGWASGDQEIFTRDEMIAAFDLSGVGKSAAVFDYAKLEWLNGDWIRRLGVEEIARRARPYFEARGLIAPGAAEPRLPGVVAALIERSRTLVHLVDQARYFFADDLTWDEAARQELLTPNILPVLEALAGKLGALSEWTVPAIEAAFREQAGESGLKAGQVIQPVRVALTGGKVSPGMFEVAHLLGRERTLRRLGEAIDRLKAPVASS